The following coding sequences are from one SAR116 cluster alpha proteobacterium HIMB100 window:
- a CDS encoding Protein of unknown function (DUF2007) (PFAM: Protein of unknown function (DUF2007)), producing the protein MECLVKTTDPVRLTLLQSLLDDAHIPHVVFDQHMAALEAGIGAFPRRVMVGPGWLRPARNLLRDEGQLYDD; encoded by the coding sequence ATGGAATGTCTTGTAAAAACTACTGACCCGGTCCGCCTGACCTTGCTGCAATCTCTGCTGGATGACGCGCATATCCCGCATGTTGTGTTTGACCAGCATATGGCCGCACTGGAAGCCGGGATTGGGGCGTTCCCGCGCCGGGTGATGGTGGGGCCGGGCTGGTTACGGCCGGCACGCAATCTGCTGAGAGATGAAGGCCAGCTCTATGACGACTGA
- a CDS encoding ClpP class periplasmic serine protease (PFAM: Peptidase family S49~TIGRFAM: signal peptide peptidase SppA, 36K type): protein MKTGLRRLMFWKSSIPRVAVVRLAGVIATGGSPLRRGLNLESIDPLLKKAFAVRRIKAVVLVINSPGGSPVQSALIGARIRQLAKKHNVPVLAFCEDVAASGGYWLATAADEIYANQASMIGSIGVISAGFGFPQALEKLGVERRIYTSGKSKSILDPFRPEVEEDIAYLKDLQSDIHQTFIEQVKSRRGSRLAASEDELFSGRFWTGTKAMELGLVDGLGVMHDVLAERFGDQLDLVAIQPKRQLLSFGGTAGAAAGQAAADHLAAHIEHRAHWQRFGL from the coding sequence ATGAAGACAGGTCTTCGAAGGCTGATGTTCTGGAAATCAAGCATACCGCGTGTGGCGGTGGTGCGCCTGGCCGGGGTCATCGCCACGGGCGGCAGCCCGTTGCGCCGGGGGCTGAATCTGGAATCGATTGATCCATTGCTGAAAAAGGCCTTTGCTGTGCGCCGTATAAAGGCTGTGGTGCTGGTGATTAATTCTCCTGGTGGCTCGCCTGTGCAATCCGCGCTAATCGGGGCCCGGATTCGCCAGCTGGCCAAAAAACATAATGTGCCTGTGCTGGCCTTTTGCGAGGATGTGGCGGCCTCAGGCGGCTATTGGCTGGCCACTGCCGCTGACGAAATTTATGCAAATCAGGCGTCCATGATTGGGTCTATCGGGGTGATCTCTGCTGGCTTTGGTTTTCCGCAGGCACTGGAAAAGCTGGGGGTTGAACGCCGCATCTATACGTCTGGCAAATCAAAATCGATTTTGGATCCGTTCCGGCCAGAGGTGGAAGAAGATATTGCCTATCTGAAGGATCTGCAGTCTGACATTCACCAGACGTTTATTGAACAGGTGAAATCCCGCCGGGGCAGCCGCCTGGCTGCATCTGAGGATGAATTATTCAGTGGCCGTTTCTGGACCGGGACAAAGGCGATGGAACTCGGTTTGGTGGACGGGCTGGGGGTAATGCATGATGTGCTGGCAGAACGGTTCGGCGATCAGCTTGACCTTGTTGCAATTCAGCCAAAACGCCAGCTGCTGTCCTTTGGCGGTACTGCAGGTGCAGCTGCCGGACAGGCTGCTGCTGATCATTTGGCGGCGCATATTGAACACCGCGCTCATTGGCAACGTTTTGGTCTGTAA
- a CDS encoding putative O-methyltransferase (PFAM: Methyltransferase small domain), with protein MTTDDNAGSVPPEPGQNITEDSFLSGQISVRQPRDGYRIGTDAVMLAASISGGQRAVRALDMGAGVGGVSLAVCQRLSGIHVTAVEQDQASYELLCHNIASNGRTEAIRPYQGDVLSLPSMLSGSFDQVFANPPFHHGSDAPSRSRRRMQAHYADDAALASWVAVALWAVRPKGRVTFIVRADRTDEVMRALDDGGAGELLLHPLWSFRGSPAIRMIITARAGVKGGMALLPGLVLHHPGGALTPEARRVMKGDALPLRHPATAHLQP; from the coding sequence ATGACGACTGACGATAATGCCGGGTCTGTGCCGCCTGAACCGGGCCAGAACATCACTGAAGACAGCTTTTTGTCTGGCCAGATCTCTGTTCGCCAGCCCCGTGACGGATACCGGATTGGCACAGATGCGGTGATGCTTGCTGCCAGCATCTCTGGCGGGCAGCGGGCGGTGCGCGCGCTGGATATGGGGGCCGGGGTCGGCGGCGTGTCTCTGGCGGTCTGCCAGCGTTTGTCCGGCATCCATGTCACCGCGGTGGAACAGGACCAGGCCAGCTATGAGTTGCTGTGCCACAATATTGCGTCAAATGGCCGGACAGAGGCCATCCGTCCTTATCAGGGGGATGTGCTGTCGCTGCCCTCGATGCTGAGCGGATCATTTGATCAGGTTTTTGCCAATCCGCCCTTTCATCATGGGTCTGATGCGCCCTCCCGTTCGCGGCGGCGGATGCAGGCGCATTACGCAGATGATGCGGCCTTGGCCAGTTGGGTGGCTGTTGCGCTCTGGGCTGTCCGGCCAAAAGGCCGGGTGACATTCATTGTTCGTGCAGACAGAACAGATGAGGTCATGCGGGCGCTGGATGATGGCGGTGCAGGAGAGCTGTTATTGCATCCGCTCTGGTCTTTTCGCGGCAGCCCGGCGATCCGGATGATCATCACGGCCCGGGCCGGGGTCAAAGGCGGCATGGCGTTGTTGCCGGGGCTGGTTCTGCATCATCCGGGCGGGGCTTTGACGCCGGAAGCGCGCCGCGTTATGAAAGGGGACGCGTTGCCGCTTCGTCATCCGGCAACCGCGCATCTGCAGCCCTGA
- a CDS encoding pyruvate, phosphate dikinase (PFAM: PEP-utilising enzyme, mobile domain; PEP-utilising enzyme, TIM barrel domain; Pyruvate phosphate dikinase, PEP/pyruvate binding domain~TIGRFAM: pyruvate, phosphate dikinase), translated as MTKWVYSFGAEACDGEASMRNLLGGKGANLAEMATLGLPVPPGFTVTTEVCTYYYDRDHSYPEALTAQVEAALKTVEAETGRQFADARNPLLLSVRSGARASMPGMMDTVLNLGLNDETAAGLAGASGDARFAYDSYRRFIQMYGDVVLDVDHGLFEDALEDIKLANGLSQDTELSADDLRGLCDQYKQIVQQETGQPFPQNPMDQLWGAVGAVFASWMNNRAITYRRLNDIPAAWGTAVNVQAMVFGNMGNDCATGVAFTRNPSTGENQFYGEFLINAQGEDVVAGIRTPLPLTKAARLSGGTDDASLEEEMPEVFAQLDAVRDKLERHYGDMQDLEFTVEKHKLYMLQTRSGKRTAEAALRIAVEMADEGLITKAESVGRVKPDSLDQLLHPTLDPDAERICLGRGLPASPGAASGTIALTADEAESRAAKGESVILVRVETSPEDIHGMHAAAGILTARGGMTSHAAVVARGMGRPCVSGAGDVRIDSASGVVFIGSHEFKDGDLITIDGGVGEIYEGEIAKIQPRLSGAFEVLMGWADNLRRMKVRTNAETPADARMAREFGAEGIGLCRTEHMFFDADRIITMREMIMATDTAGRQAALDRLLPMQRQDFIELFEIMSGLPVTIRLLDPPLHEFLPHSDTELEDVAKAAGISVDVARQRSLRLKESNPMLGHRGCRLAITYPEICAMQARAIFEAAVHVAQTSDAPIPEVMIPLAATAAEIAICRKIIDEVAADVFAASSMQVSYMVGTMIELPRAAVCADQLAAEAEFFSFGTNDLTQTALGISRDDAANFMHAYQEAEIYETDPFVSIDVDGVGQLVHIGADKGRSVRADIKLGICGEHGGDPKSVAFCETVGLDYVSCSPFRVPIARLAAAQATLTEG; from the coding sequence ATGACAAAATGGGTATATTCTTTTGGAGCAGAGGCTTGTGATGGTGAAGCCTCAATGCGTAACCTGCTTGGCGGCAAGGGGGCAAATCTGGCTGAAATGGCCACATTGGGTCTGCCTGTGCCGCCAGGTTTTACGGTCACCACAGAAGTCTGCACCTATTATTATGATCGTGACCACAGCTATCCTGAAGCACTGACGGCCCAGGTCGAAGCTGCCCTGAAAACAGTAGAGGCAGAAACAGGCCGCCAGTTTGCGGATGCCCGCAATCCGCTATTGCTTTCGGTCCGTTCCGGGGCGCGTGCGTCAATGCCGGGCATGATGGATACTGTCCTCAATCTGGGTCTGAACGATGAAACCGCCGCTGGTCTGGCCGGGGCAAGTGGGGATGCCCGCTTTGCCTATGACAGCTATCGCCGCTTTATACAGATGTATGGCGATGTGGTTCTGGATGTGGATCATGGCCTGTTTGAAGATGCGCTGGAAGATATCAAACTGGCCAACGGCTTGTCTCAGGATACTGAGCTGAGCGCAGATGATCTGCGCGGTCTGTGCGATCAGTATAAACAAATTGTTCAACAGGAAACCGGCCAGCCTTTCCCGCAAAATCCGATGGACCAGCTATGGGGCGCGGTCGGGGCGGTTTTTGCCAGCTGGATGAATAACCGGGCCATCACCTATCGCCGCTTGAATGATATTCCGGCTGCCTGGGGTACAGCTGTGAATGTCCAGGCCATGGTGTTCGGTAATATGGGTAATGACTGTGCAACCGGTGTTGCTTTCACCCGTAATCCCTCTACTGGCGAAAATCAGTTTTATGGCGAATTTCTGATTAATGCCCAGGGGGAGGATGTGGTCGCCGGTATTCGCACGCCCCTGCCTTTGACCAAAGCTGCGCGCCTGTCAGGCGGAACAGATGATGCGTCTCTGGAAGAGGAGATGCCAGAGGTGTTTGCCCAGCTGGATGCGGTCCGCGATAAGCTGGAACGTCATTATGGTGATATGCAGGATCTGGAATTCACTGTTGAAAAACACAAGCTCTATATGCTGCAGACCCGAAGCGGTAAACGGACAGCAGAAGCCGCCCTGCGGATCGCTGTGGAGATGGCAGATGAAGGCCTGATTACAAAAGCTGAGTCTGTTGGCCGGGTAAAGCCGGATTCGCTTGATCAGCTTCTTCATCCCACGCTTGACCCGGATGCTGAACGCATCTGTCTGGGGCGGGGGCTGCCGGCCTCACCAGGGGCCGCTTCCGGGACCATCGCCCTGACCGCTGATGAAGCGGAGTCAAGAGCTGCCAAAGGGGAATCAGTCATTCTTGTGCGGGTGGAAACCAGCCCGGAAGATATCCACGGCATGCATGCTGCTGCGGGTATTCTGACTGCCCGTGGCGGGATGACCAGCCATGCCGCTGTGGTGGCCAGGGGCATGGGTCGGCCCTGTGTTTCCGGGGCAGGGGATGTGCGTATTGATTCAGCTTCAGGAGTTGTATTTATCGGCAGCCATGAATTCAAAGATGGCGATCTGATCACGATTGATGGTGGTGTGGGCGAGATTTATGAAGGAGAGATTGCCAAAATACAGCCACGTCTGTCCGGGGCATTTGAAGTGCTGATGGGCTGGGCGGACAATCTGCGCCGGATGAAGGTACGGACCAATGCTGAAACCCCGGCTGATGCACGCATGGCCCGTGAATTTGGTGCTGAAGGGATCGGGTTATGCCGCACCGAACATATGTTCTTTGATGCTGACCGGATCATCACCATGCGCGAGATGATTATGGCCACAGACACCGCCGGCCGTCAGGCCGCGCTGGACAGATTATTGCCGATGCAGCGTCAGGATTTCATTGAATTATTCGAGATCATGTCTGGTCTGCCGGTGACCATCCGTCTGCTGGACCCGCCGCTTCATGAATTTTTGCCGCATTCAGATACAGAGCTGGAAGATGTGGCAAAGGCAGCAGGGATTTCGGTCGATGTGGCCCGCCAGCGCAGCCTGCGCCTGAAAGAATCGAACCCGATGCTGGGCCATCGCGGCTGTCGCCTGGCGATTACCTATCCTGAAATTTGCGCAATGCAGGCCAGGGCTATTTTTGAAGCGGCTGTCCATGTTGCCCAGACATCAGACGCACCGATCCCAGAGGTGATGATCCCGCTTGCAGCAACGGCTGCTGAAATCGCGATTTGCCGCAAAATTATTGATGAGGTTGCCGCAGATGTGTTTGCCGCGTCCAGTATGCAGGTCTCTTATATGGTCGGGACCATGATCGAGCTGCCGCGGGCCGCGGTTTGTGCGGACCAGCTGGCCGCAGAGGCCGAATTTTTCTCATTCGGGACCAATGATCTGACTCAGACCGCGCTGGGCATCAGCCGCGATGATGCGGCAAATTTCATGCATGCCTATCAGGAAGCAGAAATTTACGAAACAGATCCGTTTGTCTCCATTGACGTGGATGGGGTGGGCCAGCTGGTGCACATCGGTGCAGATAAAGGCCGGTCCGTGCGCGCCGATATCAAGCTGGGCATCTGTGGTGAGCATGGCGGTGATCCTAAATCTGTCGCCTTTTGCGAGACGGTCGGGTTGGATTATGTGTCCTGTTCACCATTTCGGGTGCCGATTGCCCGCCTGGCCGCAGCACAGGCAACCTTAACAGAAGGTTAA
- a CDS encoding geranylgeranyl pyrophosphate synthase (PFAM: Polyprenyl synthetase) translates to MTLPDRLSEQAVPASLDGLVGLCAPAMDHVNEVILARMASDVPLIPELAGHLVAAGGKRMRPMMCIAGAIAASGQTDVPEQALKLAAAVEFIHSATLLHDDVIDKSDKRRGRDTANALWGNEASVLVGDFLFARSFELMVETDDLAILGLLSSASARITEGEVKQMTMVGAPNSPLSDYLSVITNKTAILFAAAAEAGARVGGGNKQMCQALHLYGLHLGMAFQICDDALDYEADPADMGKNSGDDFYEGKVTLPVILAWQDGDTDERAFWQRTLSEGEISDSDLQTARACLARHEAVPRALAFAREEIEKAITALDILADGPVKTALTAAALFAGKRAY, encoded by the coding sequence ATGACTTTGCCTGACCGCCTTTCTGAACAAGCTGTGCCCGCATCTCTTGACGGGCTGGTTGGTCTGTGCGCGCCCGCTATGGATCATGTTAATGAGGTAATCCTCGCCCGCATGGCCTCAGACGTGCCGCTGATCCCGGAGCTGGCCGGCCATCTGGTTGCTGCCGGGGGCAAAAGGATGCGCCCGATGATGTGTATTGCCGGGGCAATCGCCGCTTCCGGGCAAACAGATGTACCCGAACAAGCCTTAAAGCTGGCTGCGGCGGTTGAATTTATTCACAGCGCAACCCTGTTGCATGATGATGTTATTGACAAATCAGACAAACGGCGCGGCCGCGATACTGCCAACGCGCTCTGGGGGAATGAGGCGTCTGTGCTGGTCGGCGATTTTCTGTTTGCCCGTTCCTTTGAGCTGATGGTGGAGACAGATGACCTGGCTATCCTTGGCCTGTTATCTTCAGCCTCTGCGCGGATTACCGAAGGGGAAGTCAAACAGATGACCATGGTGGGCGCCCCGAACAGCCCGTTATCTGATTATCTGTCTGTGATCACCAACAAAACAGCGATTTTGTTTGCTGCAGCCGCTGAGGCTGGCGCACGTGTCGGCGGCGGCAATAAACAAATGTGTCAGGCGCTGCATCTGTATGGGCTGCATTTAGGTATGGCCTTTCAGATTTGTGACGATGCGCTTGATTATGAAGCTGACCCTGCCGATATGGGCAAAAATTCGGGTGATGATTTTTACGAGGGCAAGGTCACGCTTCCGGTTATCCTGGCCTGGCAGGACGGGGATACAGATGAACGCGCCTTCTGGCAACGCACCTTAAGTGAGGGTGAGATCAGCGACAGTGATTTACAGACAGCACGCGCCTGTCTCGCCCGTCATGAGGCTGTGCCGCGTGCACTGGCCTTTGCCCGTGAAGAGATAGAAAAAGCCATTACCGCGCTGGATATCCTGGCAGACGGGCCGGTGAAAACGGCCCTGACCGCGGCCGCCCTGTTCGCCGGCAAACGGGCCTATTAG
- a CDS encoding putative calcium-binding protein (PFAM: Hemolysin-type calcium-binding repeat (2 copies)), which yields MLHGGKRQPAVTATGRDIIDGGDRWSTLSYADFVVSPDDMTGVHIDLSVSADKDGFRAVERHHTDPKMSDLVRGLDHIEGSKFNDRLTGDNRVNFLKGQNGNDILSGNGGNDTLRGGFGDDTLNVGGGADRLFGEKGQDVLTRGGGADKFSLSIITKDSYDDTNTILDFDQQEGDRVVVPTMNAPISKMKINSVASAADKEIRIMFTAATEQEGGGANLTFTYHDPTFDLNTVFLCGVDHSLITQDTVEDWFDVYRDVTISSDVL from the coding sequence GTGTTGCACGGGGGGAAGCGACAGCCTGCTGTGACGGCGACAGGCAGGGATATTATTGATGGCGGCGACAGATGGAGTACCCTCAGCTATGCAGATTTTGTTGTCAGCCCGGATGATATGACAGGTGTTCATATCGATCTGAGTGTGTCTGCGGATAAAGACGGTTTCCGAGCTGTTGAACGGCATCATACAGACCCGAAAATGTCAGACCTTGTCCGCGGTTTAGACCATATTGAAGGCAGTAAGTTTAATGATCGCTTAACCGGAGACAATCGCGTAAATTTTCTTAAAGGCCAAAATGGCAATGACATCCTTTCGGGTAATGGCGGGAATGATACCTTACGGGGCGGTTTTGGTGATGACACGCTCAATGTCGGCGGCGGGGCTGACAGGCTTTTTGGCGAAAAAGGACAAGATGTGCTGACCCGCGGCGGCGGGGCTGACAAATTCAGCCTGAGTATCATAACAAAAGATTCTTATGACGATACCAATACAATCCTTGATTTTGACCAGCAGGAAGGGGACAGGGTTGTTGTGCCGACAATGAATGCGCCGATCTCAAAGATGAAGATAAACAGCGTAGCCTCTGCTGCAGATAAGGAAATTAGGATAATGTTCACCGCCGCAACAGAACAAGAAGGCGGCGGGGCCAACCTGACCTTTACCTATCATGATCCTACGTTCGATTTGAATACGGTCTTCCTGTGCGGTGTTGACCATAGCCTGATCACGCAAGACACTGTTGAGGACTGGTTTGATGTATACAGGGACGTCACTATCTCATCAGACGTGCTCTGA
- a CDS encoding glycyl-tRNA synthetase, tetrameric type, alpha subunit (PFAM: Glycyl-tRNA synthetase alpha subunit~TIGRFAM: glycyl-tRNA synthetase, tetrameric type, alpha subunit), translating into MKTDFQSIILNLQRYWADQGCVILQPYDMEVGAGTFHPATTLRALGPDAVWKAAYVQPSRRPTDGRYGENPNRLQHYYQFQTIMKPSPPDSQQLYLGSLAAIGLDVHAHDIRFVEDDWESPTLGAWGLGWEVWCDGMEISQFTYFQQVGGLECSPVPLELTYGLERLAMFIQGVENVYDLDWDGVPADQGGKSYGDIFHRAEVEFSAWNFEHASTDTLFQHFRDAEAECRLLLDQQLALPAYDQCMKASHLFNLLDARGVISVSERQAYIGRVRTLAKGCCEAWVGQASIQEPRA; encoded by the coding sequence ATGAAAACTGATTTCCAATCGATTATTTTAAATCTGCAGCGCTACTGGGCAGACCAGGGCTGCGTCATTCTTCAGCCCTATGATATGGAAGTGGGGGCAGGTACGTTTCACCCGGCCACAACCTTGCGTGCACTGGGCCCTGATGCGGTCTGGAAGGCGGCCTATGTCCAGCCATCGCGCAGACCTACAGATGGGCGATATGGGGAAAACCCGAACCGGCTGCAGCATTATTACCAGTTCCAGACCATCATGAAACCATCCCCGCCAGACAGCCAGCAGCTCTATCTGGGCTCTTTGGCGGCAATCGGGCTTGATGTGCATGCCCATGATATACGCTTTGTCGAGGATGACTGGGAATCACCAACGCTTGGCGCCTGGGGCCTCGGCTGGGAGGTCTGGTGTGATGGCATGGAAATCTCTCAATTTACCTATTTCCAACAGGTTGGCGGGCTGGAGTGCAGCCCTGTACCGCTGGAACTGACCTATGGCCTTGAACGTCTGGCCATGTTTATTCAGGGCGTTGAAAACGTCTATGATCTGGATTGGGATGGTGTGCCCGCTGATCAGGGTGGTAAATCCTATGGCGATATTTTCCACCGCGCAGAAGTTGAATTTTCCGCCTGGAATTTTGAACATGCCAGCACCGATACGCTGTTTCAGCATTTCAGGGATGCAGAAGCAGAATGCCGCTTATTGCTGGACCAGCAATTAGCCCTGCCTGCCTATGACCAATGTATGAAAGCCAGCCATCTGTTCAATCTGCTGGATGCGCGCGGGGTGATCTCCGTCAGTGAACGCCAGGCCTATATTGGCCGGGTCCGTACCCTGGCCAAAGGCTGTTGTGAGGCATGGGTCGGTCAGGCCAGCATACAGGAGCCCAGAGCATGA
- a CDS encoding glycyl-tRNA synthetase, tetrameric type, beta subunit (PFAM: Glycyl-tRNA synthetase beta subunit; DALR anticodon binding domain~TIGRFAM: glycyl-tRNA synthetase, tetrameric type, beta subunit) — translation MSTLFVELGCEEIPARLQGKAISDLMQGLCAGLSGLGFTATPGRAAVSPRHMAVEIAGLEDALPDSRTERRGPRTDAPDKAIDGFCQSTGLARDQLESRETEKGTFFFAVLDLKGAVLADSLPSVLCAVLADFPWPKSQRWATSSFAWVRPLHRVNMLLDGQPVLGQLDLGGGQAISFGAETDGHPFYPADPVQLSDFDRYLHDMKDVHVLVDHHQRRALIANQLEQAAAAKSLRPVADDGLLDEITGLVEWPTTIIGQIEPDFMTLPPEVLVTSMRVHQKFFAASASGRADQLAPYFMTVANRVSDLQNDKLIAAGNERVLRARLSDAEFFYDVDRQTPLADYQDKLGAVTFYDGLGTLAAKAERMAALAGTIANQTQGADAVLARRAALLAKADLVTGMVGEFPELQGIMGGYYAAAAGEAAEVAAAITEHYRPQGPSDAMPASFYGQIVSLADKIDTLVGFFGIGAKPTGSRDPFALRRAALGILRILDEADLDISLDGLLADAAALHAADGHKVDGVDADLPGFILDRLRVKLRDAGLAHDVVAAVLALVPAGAVGDLRRWMRLATALDGFLKTEDGSRLAGGWRRVASILAAEEKKGTHLSAECDDGLFTDPAEIALHQAVNALPDAVGRDQQDIHQAMQALAALSGPIDSFFDAVVVNADDAGVRANRLALLAAVLIRMQMIADFNQLEG, via the coding sequence ATGAGCACGCTGTTTGTTGAATTAGGCTGCGAGGAAATTCCGGCCCGTCTGCAGGGTAAGGCGATTTCTGATCTAATGCAGGGGCTTTGCGCCGGCTTAAGCGGATTGGGCTTTACCGCCACACCCGGGCGCGCAGCGGTCAGCCCGCGTCATATGGCGGTAGAGATTGCCGGACTTGAGGACGCCTTGCCAGACAGCCGCACTGAACGGCGCGGCCCGCGCACAGATGCGCCGGACAAAGCAATTGACGGATTCTGCCAGTCAACAGGCCTTGCCCGCGATCAGCTTGAAAGCCGGGAAACCGAAAAAGGCACATTTTTCTTTGCGGTTCTGGACCTTAAAGGAGCGGTTCTGGCAGACAGCCTGCCTTCTGTTCTGTGTGCGGTGCTGGCTGATTTTCCCTGGCCGAAAAGCCAGCGTTGGGCAACCAGCAGCTTTGCCTGGGTGCGTCCGCTTCACCGGGTGAATATGCTGCTGGATGGCCAGCCTGTCCTTGGCCAGCTTGATCTGGGCGGGGGCCAGGCGATCTCCTTTGGGGCAGAAACTGACGGCCATCCGTTCTATCCTGCAGACCCTGTGCAGCTGTCTGACTTTGACCGCTATCTGCACGATATGAAAGATGTACATGTTCTGGTTGATCATCACCAGCGCCGTGCGCTGATCGCCAACCAGCTGGAGCAAGCTGCGGCTGCCAAATCTCTCAGGCCTGTGGCTGATGACGGGTTGCTGGACGAAATCACTGGTCTTGTGGAATGGCCCACCACCATTATTGGTCAGATTGAACCTGACTTTATGACCCTTCCGCCAGAAGTGCTGGTCACCTCTATGCGGGTACATCAGAAATTCTTTGCTGCTTCAGCTAGTGGCCGGGCTGACCAGCTGGCGCCTTATTTCATGACGGTCGCCAACCGCGTATCAGATCTCCAAAATGATAAGCTGATTGCAGCAGGCAATGAACGGGTGTTGCGGGCCCGCCTGTCTGATGCGGAATTCTTTTATGATGTGGACCGCCAGACGCCGCTTGCTGATTATCAGGACAAGCTGGGCGCGGTTACCTTTTATGACGGTCTGGGCACGCTTGCAGCCAAGGCAGAACGGATGGCGGCTTTGGCCGGCACAATCGCGAACCAGACACAAGGCGCAGATGCCGTGCTGGCCCGTCGGGCAGCCTTATTGGCCAAGGCTGATCTGGTCACCGGTATGGTGGGTGAATTTCCTGAATTACAGGGCATTATGGGCGGCTATTATGCAGCTGCCGCTGGCGAGGCTGCCGAGGTGGCCGCAGCCATTACTGAACATTATCGCCCGCAAGGCCCATCTGATGCTATGCCTGCCAGCTTCTATGGCCAAATCGTCTCTCTGGCAGATAAGATAGACACGCTTGTCGGTTTTTTCGGGATTGGGGCGAAACCGACCGGATCGCGTGATCCCTTTGCCCTGCGCCGGGCAGCGCTGGGCATTTTGCGGATTCTGGATGAAGCTGATCTGGATATATCGCTGGATGGGCTGCTGGCTGATGCAGCGGCGCTTCATGCCGCTGACGGGCATAAGGTTGATGGTGTGGATGCTGATCTGCCTGGGTTTATCCTTGATCGTTTGCGGGTGAAGCTGCGTGATGCGGGCCTGGCTCATGATGTGGTGGCCGCTGTGCTGGCGCTGGTACCTGCAGGGGCGGTTGGTGATTTGCGCCGGTGGATGCGTCTGGCCACAGCTCTGGACGGGTTTTTGAAGACCGAAGACGGTTCCCGGTTGGCGGGCGGCTGGCGGCGTGTGGCGTCAATTCTGGCGGCAGAAGAAAAAAAGGGGACACACTTATCAGCTGAATGTGATGATGGCTTATTTACAGACCCTGCTGAAATAGCCCTTCATCAGGCTGTCAATGCTTTGCCGGATGCGGTTGGCCGGGATCAGCAGGATATTCACCAGGCGATGCAGGCTCTGGCGGCACTTTCTGGGCCAATTGACAGCTTCTTTGACGCTGTTGTGGTGAATGCTGATGATGCTGGCGTCCGCGCAAACCGTCTGGCGTTGCTGGCTGCGGTGCTCATACGGATGCAGATGATAGCAGATTTCAACCAGCTTGAAGGTTGA